From a single Planctellipticum variicoloris genomic region:
- a CDS encoding tetratricopeptide repeat protein, producing the protein MSTRPATVASEQPGHPDAHRWMGAIAYDLGDMNRALDELSIVSRLAPTDDRPYVLKAQRHADFEQFRDAVEAGSQALALHPPEPVREDVATELVRARMRIRDYAAALKTLPQARRSALSLALEAECHLSLGDAVSANARLEEARSLDPEEPSVLRLFGRMELDAGRPEAALEPLRSVLKLDPQDHESRHHLAQALRLLGRTAEADAEARRSANIVKLKLEMANLNIEAINRPQDADVRDRIAAVCSKLGKPQLAESWRKAAAACRQRSRGAETPSTHLESVPPK; encoded by the coding sequence ATGTCCACGCGCCCCGCCACCGTCGCTTCCGAGCAACCCGGCCACCCCGATGCGCACCGCTGGATGGGCGCCATCGCCTACGACCTGGGCGACATGAACCGCGCCCTGGATGAGCTGAGCATTGTCAGCCGGCTGGCGCCGACCGACGACCGTCCGTACGTGCTCAAAGCCCAGAGGCACGCGGACTTTGAACAGTTCCGGGACGCCGTCGAGGCTGGCTCCCAGGCGCTCGCACTTCATCCGCCCGAACCTGTGCGGGAAGACGTCGCAACGGAACTGGTGCGCGCCCGGATGCGCATCAGAGATTATGCGGCAGCCCTGAAAACCCTGCCGCAGGCCCGGCGTTCCGCACTCTCGCTTGCACTGGAAGCCGAGTGCCACTTGAGTCTCGGCGACGCAGTATCGGCGAATGCGCGCCTCGAAGAGGCTCGCTCGCTCGACCCCGAAGAGCCGAGCGTGCTCCGGCTGTTCGGTCGGATGGAGCTCGATGCCGGCCGACCGGAGGCGGCGCTCGAACCGCTGCGAAGCGTCCTGAAACTTGATCCACAGGATCACGAAAGCCGGCATCACCTGGCGCAGGCGCTCCGCCTGCTGGGGAGAACCGCCGAGGCCGACGCGGAAGCCCGCCGGTCGGCAAACATCGTGAAACTCAAACTCGAGATGGCGAACCTGAATATCGAGGCGATCAACCGTCCGCAGGATGCGGACGTTCGAGACCGGATCGCGGCCGTCTGCAGCAAACTGGGCAAACCGCAGCTCGCAGAATCCTGGCGAAAGGCCGCCGCCGCCTGCCGCCAGCGCTCCAGGGGCGCCGAAACGCCGTCAACCCATCTCGAGAGCGTTCCACCGAAATGA
- a CDS encoding Shedu anti-phage system protein SduA domain-containing protein, giving the protein MAKQRFEHSSDDEFQLEIKTRASKIENCECSQSAIITKGQKTYKVASVLQFRNPESGEITHKEVHFNDYAFRRGTGIQWEVKDRLKHWSCKDDEIDRVIAFLTAIDGTTSPSQYTVIEGRPDPKASELLNLLRDFDADNLSGLISALADRAQDLRDLPNLGESDHRRMVASALRASHRATALKEFQALMESDAEERFFQRLFDKNWWMLGAQYVEHIPKRHWTDEENLDMMLKTADSGYDIIELKRSNASLFKKHRNKWIVSSEVNDAVNQAAGYISEIERQRDHFIARYNTDLYKVRAKVLLGTIREDEDGVIEKRLALRMYNSHLQNIEVITFDGVVRICDQIIHANLGESTHSAPPEEKEDDPSL; this is encoded by the coding sequence ATGGCTAAGCAGCGGTTTGAGCATTCAAGCGACGACGAGTTTCAGCTTGAAATCAAGACACGGGCTTCGAAGATCGAGAACTGCGAATGTTCGCAGAGTGCGATCATCACAAAGGGACAGAAAACCTACAAGGTTGCCAGCGTCCTGCAGTTCCGAAACCCAGAATCTGGGGAGATCACTCACAAAGAGGTTCACTTCAATGACTACGCCTTCCGACGAGGGACCGGCATCCAGTGGGAGGTGAAGGACCGGCTCAAACACTGGTCCTGCAAAGACGATGAAATCGATCGAGTCATCGCGTTCCTGACCGCAATCGACGGGACGACATCACCGAGCCAATACACAGTGATCGAGGGGCGGCCAGATCCGAAAGCCTCTGAGCTGCTCAACCTGCTCCGTGATTTCGACGCTGACAATCTCAGCGGCTTAATCTCGGCACTAGCAGACCGTGCACAAGATCTACGGGACTTGCCCAACTTGGGAGAGTCCGATCACCGCAGGATGGTCGCGTCTGCGTTGCGGGCATCGCATCGAGCAACCGCACTCAAGGAATTCCAGGCACTCATGGAATCCGATGCAGAAGAGCGATTCTTCCAGAGGCTATTTGACAAGAATTGGTGGATGCTCGGAGCACAGTACGTTGAGCACATTCCCAAGCGACATTGGACCGACGAGGAAAACCTCGACATGATGCTCAAAACTGCAGACAGCGGCTACGACATCATCGAACTCAAGCGGAGCAATGCCTCGCTTTTCAAGAAGCATCGAAACAAGTGGATCGTCTCGTCTGAAGTCAATGACGCCGTCAATCAAGCAGCGGGCTACATTTCTGAGATTGAGAGGCAGCGGGACCATTTCATTGCCAGATACAACACTGACCTGTACAAGGTCCGGGCAAAGGTTCTGCTCGGGACGATTCGCGAGGACGAAGACGGCGTCATCGAGAAGCGGCTTGCCCTTCGGATGTACAACTCTCACCTCCAGAACATCGAGGTCATCACCTTCGATGGAGTCGTCCGCATTTGCGACCAGATCATTCATGCGAATTTGGGTGAATCGACTCACTCGGCTCCACCGGAGGAGAAGGAAGATGACCCATCATTGTGA
- a CDS encoding HipA family kinase gives METDVGSAYVKAMGGPEGPHTLASEVVVTQLAAWFGLSTFDWAIVIVDEFDEIPFLDKDGNQTGQATPGPSFITRAEQGVTWGGGDRELKLLVNPQDISRLVVFDTWVLNCDRHSPADPETGRRRKPNRDNVFLSEEAPAGQFLLKAMDHTHCFTCGREWTRRLGQVDTIRDSRVFGLFPEFRKFLKKDAVTQAATDLRTITAEVVREMIDCVPNEWDVKREARNALVDLVVGRAIFVAETIETRLWPQGSLFPDDEEGNPER, from the coding sequence GTGGAAACTGACGTCGGATCGGCGTACGTCAAGGCGATGGGTGGTCCCGAGGGACCGCACACTCTGGCATCCGAGGTCGTGGTCACGCAACTGGCCGCGTGGTTCGGCCTGTCGACCTTCGACTGGGCCATCGTCATCGTGGACGAGTTCGACGAGATTCCATTTCTCGACAAGGACGGCAACCAGACCGGGCAGGCAACTCCCGGCCCCTCCTTCATCACGCGAGCCGAGCAAGGGGTCACATGGGGCGGTGGAGATCGGGAACTCAAGCTGCTGGTCAATCCCCAGGACATTTCGCGGCTGGTCGTCTTCGACACCTGGGTACTGAACTGCGATCGCCATTCCCCGGCCGACCCGGAAACCGGGCGACGACGTAAGCCTAATCGTGACAACGTTTTTCTGAGCGAAGAGGCTCCCGCGGGCCAGTTCCTCCTCAAAGCGATGGACCACACCCATTGCTTCACCTGTGGGCGAGAGTGGACGCGAAGGCTTGGCCAAGTCGATACAATAAGGGATAGCCGGGTGTTCGGGCTGTTCCCGGAGTTCCGGAAGTTCCTGAAGAAGGATGCGGTCACTCAAGCAGCCACGGACCTGAGGACGATCACGGCAGAAGTCGTCAGGGAAATGATCGACTGCGTTCCCAATGAATGGGACGTGAAACGGGAAGCACGGAATGCTCTGGTTGACCTCGTCGTCGGGCGGGCAATCTTTGTCGCGGAGACGATCGAAACTCGCCTCTGGCCGCAGGGGAGCCTCTTCCCTGATGACGAAGAAGGGAATCCGGAGAGATGA
- a CDS encoding plasmid mobilization protein, with product MTTTQKTSEGAPRNKKITVRVTAEEFAEIRRRAYAAGRDLRPEVYE from the coding sequence ATGACGACGACGCAGAAGACGAGCGAGGGAGCGCCGCGGAACAAGAAAATCACCGTGCGGGTGACGGCGGAAGAATTCGCCGAGATCCGCCGGCGGGCCTATGCCGCCGGGCGAGATCTCCGGCCGGAAGTCTACGAATGA
- a CDS encoding type I restriction-modification enzyme R subunit C-terminal domain-containing protein, which translates to MNEADTCRTLVRPKLETAGWDGNKHFYSEQTAFTDGRIIVPAGEPRRHKKRFSDFLLRYTRDVTLAVVEAKSNKRPAGDGLQKARDYASILGLKFAFATNGTDIKPESDDATPEPRKYYVHGGLGGIDTEVTMDLDADGSKLRTVQITLCAADTVKTPFTAPDALRQEWSDFEQRSAVVEMFEERGIDFDELASHAGHLGAAPFDLLCHLAFNAPLLTRKQRAEKLRTEEKDFFDQFGPEAKTILDELLDQYAEHGTSQFLVPDVLQVPPLSSRGNVIEFANTFGRPEQLLAAIKVLQQLLYAA; encoded by the coding sequence ATGAACGAAGCCGATACCTGCCGAACGCTCGTGCGTCCCAAGCTGGAAACAGCCGGCTGGGATGGCAACAAGCACTTCTACAGCGAGCAGACGGCCTTCACGGATGGTCGGATCATCGTCCCGGCTGGAGAACCCCGTCGACACAAGAAGAGATTCTCTGACTTCCTGCTCCGGTACACCCGCGACGTCACTCTGGCGGTCGTCGAAGCCAAATCCAACAAACGACCAGCCGGCGATGGGTTGCAGAAGGCGAGGGACTACGCTTCCATTCTGGGGCTGAAATTCGCATTTGCCACGAACGGTACGGACATCAAGCCGGAGTCCGACGACGCGACGCCGGAGCCTCGGAAATACTACGTTCACGGTGGCCTTGGCGGGATCGACACCGAAGTCACCATGGACCTAGATGCGGACGGTTCGAAGCTCCGGACGGTTCAGATCACGCTCTGCGCCGCTGATACCGTCAAAACGCCTTTCACAGCTCCGGATGCCCTGAGGCAGGAATGGTCCGACTTTGAACAACGTTCCGCCGTGGTTGAGATGTTCGAGGAGCGAGGAATCGACTTCGACGAACTCGCATCTCACGCTGGCCACTTGGGCGCTGCCCCATTCGACCTGCTTTGCCACCTAGCCTTCAATGCCCCTCTACTGACCCGGAAACAGAGGGCCGAGAAGCTCCGGACTGAAGAGAAGGACTTCTTTGACCAGTTCGGACCAGAAGCGAAGACAATCCTCGACGAGCTTCTAGATCAGTACGCCGAACATGGAACCAGCCAGTTCTTGGTCCCGGACGTCCTGCAAGTTCCGCCGCTCTCGTCTCGTGGAAACGTGATCGAGTTTGCCAACACTTTCGGCAGACCGGAACAGCTGCTGGCAGCAATCAAGGTCCTACAGCAGCTTTTGTACGCAGCGTGA
- a CDS encoding restriction endonuclease, giving the protein MPEQIIWGIHAGRTGDADSLFLKRNCIGLGWERIGDLAAIAPDREAFKASVIAAYPEKKPGAIPNNAGQLFRFVQEIQVGDLVAYPSKQDRQIHLGRITGGYRYDTSLEPGYPNLRGVQWVRAVPRTHFTQGALYEIGSAMSLFQIKNYADEFLAAFEGKGSQPAVEADETVAEVAEDIEETTRDFILKTLAQELKGHPFAQFVGHLLNTMGYRTRISPAGPDGGVDISGDALRLFINNDEASRLEMFLMSSFREIAGGVEERPLEEIAPLTRRPAEISLEAEYPGISARSFGRGTFHNPSLLGSDITWQKPYEVKARDILVSNIKTWEGAIAVVSPEDDGRFGSHRYLTFAPKDGVATPRYVCFYLLSPEGLHYVGEASPGSADRNRTTGSRAMQAIPVPVPSYDAQLWFDGLFEKANEVKQVIEQTRVERAALLPSILNEIFTGVGDG; this is encoded by the coding sequence ATGCCCGAGCAGATCATCTGGGGGATTCACGCCGGCAGGACTGGCGATGCCGACAGTCTGTTCCTGAAGCGGAACTGCATCGGTTTGGGATGGGAGCGGATCGGGGATCTGGCTGCGATTGCTCCAGATCGGGAAGCGTTCAAGGCCTCCGTCATCGCTGCCTATCCCGAGAAGAAGCCGGGAGCGATCCCGAACAATGCCGGCCAACTGTTTCGGTTCGTTCAGGAAATCCAGGTAGGTGATCTCGTCGCCTATCCGTCGAAGCAGGACCGACAGATCCATCTTGGACGGATCACGGGAGGATACCGGTACGACACATCGCTCGAACCGGGCTATCCTAATCTTCGTGGGGTTCAGTGGGTGAGGGCCGTTCCGCGAACGCATTTCACTCAGGGGGCTCTCTACGAGATCGGCTCTGCGATGAGCCTGTTTCAAATCAAGAATTATGCCGACGAGTTCCTCGCTGCGTTTGAAGGCAAGGGGTCCCAGCCGGCTGTCGAAGCCGATGAAACCGTCGCTGAGGTGGCCGAGGACATCGAAGAGACAACTCGGGATTTCATCCTCAAAACCTTGGCCCAAGAGCTGAAGGGGCACCCGTTTGCCCAGTTTGTCGGACATCTCCTGAACACGATGGGATACCGAACCAGGATCTCGCCCGCGGGCCCGGACGGAGGCGTCGACATCAGTGGCGACGCTCTGCGGCTGTTCATCAATAACGACGAAGCCAGCCGGCTTGAAATGTTTCTGATGTCGTCATTCCGTGAGATTGCAGGCGGCGTCGAGGAGCGTCCATTGGAGGAGATCGCCCCGCTGACACGTCGGCCGGCCGAAATCAGTCTGGAAGCCGAGTACCCCGGAATCTCGGCTAGATCATTCGGGCGAGGCACATTCCACAATCCCTCCTTGTTGGGGAGCGACATCACCTGGCAAAAGCCCTACGAGGTCAAAGCCCGAGACATCCTAGTTAGCAATATCAAAACCTGGGAGGGGGCAATCGCCGTAGTCAGCCCTGAAGACGATGGCCGGTTCGGATCACACCGGTACCTGACCTTCGCTCCTAAAGACGGAGTGGCTACTCCCCGATACGTCTGCTTCTACCTGCTGTCCCCAGAGGGGCTTCATTACGTCGGTGAAGCCTCCCCAGGCAGTGCTGACCGCAACCGCACGACGGGAAGCCGAGCAATGCAGGCAATCCCGGTGCCCGTGCCTTCGTACGATGCACAGCTCTGGTTCGACGGACTCTTCGAGAAAGCCAACGAAGTAAAGCAAGTCATCGAACAGACCCGCGTCGAGAGGGCCGCCCTCTTACCCTCCATCCTCAACGAGATCTTCACCGGAGTGGGCGATGGCTAA
- a CDS encoding DUF1580 domain-containing protein: MPKSSLEVVQPEHSRRLLQEELLSLPAAAKLLPRRRGGKKVHTTTLYRWTVNGLRGVVLESLQVGGTRCTSREALERFFERLNRVPTFHRSPATRSQQSKRARIVEKQLDDLGV; the protein is encoded by the coding sequence ATGCCCAAGTCCAGTCTGGAAGTCGTCCAGCCAGAACATTCACGACGACTACTTCAAGAAGAACTTCTCTCGCTCCCTGCTGCCGCCAAGCTTCTACCGCGCCGCCGTGGCGGCAAGAAGGTTCATACCACCACGCTTTACCGGTGGACGGTTAACGGGCTCAGGGGCGTCGTTCTCGAATCCCTTCAGGTAGGCGGCACCCGCTGCACCAGCCGGGAAGCCTTGGAGCGGTTCTTCGAACGACTCAATCGAGTCCCGACCTTTCACAGGTCGCCAGCGACCCGGTCTCAGCAGTCGAAGCGGGCCCGTATCGTCGAGAAGCAACTCGACGACCTTGGCGTTTAA
- a CDS encoding DUF2513 domain-containing protein → MKRDMELVREILLAIEASGEEPRGWTKLSMPERDPVEVSYHVKLLHEAGLLHGINLSSSSGFCWAPKSLTWAGHEFLDAARNDTVWNRAMTILREKAATVPFEILKAVIIQQSKAFFGVE, encoded by the coding sequence ATGAAGCGAGACATGGAACTTGTCCGTGAAATTCTCCTGGCAATTGAGGCTAGCGGGGAGGAGCCGCGTGGCTGGACCAAGCTCAGTATGCCCGAACGTGATCCAGTCGAAGTGAGCTACCATGTCAAGCTGCTTCACGAAGCCGGACTGCTCCACGGAATTAATCTCTCGTCCAGTTCGGGATTCTGTTGGGCACCTAAATCTCTCACTTGGGCAGGTCATGAATTCCTCGACGCCGCCCGTAACGACACCGTCTGGAACAGGGCCATGACCATCCTCCGGGAAAAAGCCGCAACCGTTCCCTTCGAAATCCTTAAAGCCGTGATCATCCAGCAAAGCAAAGCTTTCTTTGGCGTGGAGTGA
- a CDS encoding DUF3037 domain-containing protein: MNPQKGYYSVVQYCPDLSRVEAANIGVILFCPASGFLKAITSANNGRIIKFFGSEGHDWKRINTVKKALQDRLEKEHHGIRTLDDLQQFIATRANQLQITPPRPMKVLDPEKDLADLFEQVLGQPAKRETRRNFRKLVGEKFSAAGLERKIVTDVKVSVPVIDKEVEIPYGFQNGRFNLINPVRFGGANPEQSLQTACKYAVEGRSLYEHPDQEFGELQLVVVGQFRPTDDKSRALVRRVFEESHVKLFSSDELPKLIAEIKRTGKDIDGKKKR, translated from the coding sequence ATGAATCCACAGAAGGGCTACTACAGCGTTGTGCAATACTGCCCCGATTTGAGCCGCGTTGAAGCGGCCAACATCGGAGTGATCCTCTTTTGCCCAGCCAGCGGATTCCTGAAGGCGATTACGTCCGCCAACAACGGCCGGATCATCAAGTTCTTCGGTTCCGAAGGGCATGACTGGAAGCGGATCAATACCGTCAAGAAGGCCCTTCAGGACCGGCTGGAGAAAGAACACCACGGCATTCGGACCTTGGACGACCTTCAGCAGTTCATCGCGACACGGGCCAACCAGCTTCAAATCACGCCACCGCGACCGATGAAGGTGCTCGATCCCGAGAAAGATTTGGCGGATCTCTTCGAGCAGGTTCTTGGTCAGCCGGCAAAACGAGAAACAAGGCGGAACTTCCGGAAGCTCGTGGGAGAGAAGTTCTCCGCAGCCGGGCTTGAGCGAAAAATCGTCACGGACGTCAAAGTCTCCGTGCCCGTGATCGATAAGGAGGTTGAAATTCCGTACGGATTCCAGAACGGAAGATTCAACCTTATCAACCCGGTCCGATTCGGCGGAGCCAATCCCGAACAATCGCTCCAGACAGCCTGTAAGTATGCCGTCGAAGGTCGCTCACTCTACGAGCATCCCGATCAGGAGTTTGGTGAGCTTCAGTTGGTAGTGGTCGGCCAATTCCGCCCCACGGATGATAAGTCGCGGGCTCTCGTACGCCGGGTCTTCGAGGAAAGCCACGTGAAGCTGTTTTCATCTGACGAGCTTCCCAAGCTCATTGCTGAGATTAAGCGGACCGGCAAAGACATCGACGGTAAGAAAAAACGCTGA
- a CDS encoding AAA family ATPase: protein MTAPLCIAGAYDDGRPDTFSQIVGNRAVVRKLTGMASRNRLPNVIFLTGPTGSGKTTMARILARAKLCINRQLGQYEPCGTCANCRMPLNDSTCVVCDYAEYDANAITPDRLRDFSLEFLHEDTIIFIDELQDLDPQLLKRLRKMLEGVRCTLILTTSHPDEIEDAFRNRLKSYEFEMTRPQPDEVVGFLAERFESLGVTYDSEAQLYRVAEGLNCEMRPCGQFPMRVLSETGGQLQDEYLDELFGQRSQATPVVGSQRRRVI, encoded by the coding sequence ATGACTGCACCATTATGTATCGCCGGGGCTTACGATGACGGTCGCCCCGATACCTTCTCGCAGATTGTCGGCAACCGTGCCGTCGTCCGGAAGCTCACGGGAATGGCGTCAAGAAACCGCCTGCCAAACGTAATTTTCCTCACCGGCCCCACCGGGTCAGGCAAAACCACCATGGCCCGCATCCTGGCCCGAGCAAAGCTCTGCATCAATCGCCAGCTCGGTCAATACGAACCCTGCGGGACGTGTGCCAACTGTCGAATGCCGCTGAACGACTCGACCTGCGTCGTCTGCGACTATGCTGAATATGATGCGAACGCGATCACGCCCGATCGGTTGCGGGACTTTAGTTTGGAGTTCCTCCATGAGGACACCATCATCTTTATTGATGAGCTGCAGGATCTTGATCCGCAGCTGCTCAAACGATTGCGGAAGATGCTGGAGGGTGTCCGGTGCACTCTGATTTTGACGACTTCGCATCCGGATGAAATCGAGGATGCCTTCAGGAATCGGCTGAAGTCGTACGAATTTGAGATGACTCGTCCGCAGCCTGACGAAGTGGTCGGCTTCCTGGCAGAGCGATTTGAGTCATTAGGTGTGACCTACGACTCCGAGGCCCAGCTATATCGCGTAGCCGAGGGACTGAATTGTGAAATGCGGCCGTGCGGACAGTTCCCGATGAGGGTTCTGTCCGAAACTGGGGGACAGTTGCAGGACGAATATCTGGATGAGCTGTTTGGACAACGGTCGCAGGCCACACCGGTCGTCGGGTCTCAGCGTAGACGTGTGATCTGA
- a CDS encoding recombinase family protein has product MNLGKREIWEGWAVGYIVFHEFHDIWYYREISEYRDQRREMLRVARALGTRLRRAPVEQLWKGGRIRLVDRPSLIEVLKGLKSGDWRVLIIDDMGKLALNRAEAALLMLTLRDWGVRVIECATLWDLTDECDRWSQEFDASDPRVRSQALREFVELKKRVTRLSHGVKAGRKPFGELPGEADVIQRILRLRRMRSDGTRLSYQKIADELNDDGVPPRKGEKWYAKTIQGIVKRTRPNLD; this is encoded by the coding sequence ATGAATCTGGGTAAAAGGGAAATCTGGGAGGGATGGGCTGTTGGCTACATCGTCTTCCACGAATTTCACGACATTTGGTATTACCGGGAGATCTCGGAGTACCGGGACCAACGACGGGAAATGCTTCGCGTGGCCCGTGCTTTGGGGACCCGATTGCGGAGAGCACCGGTCGAGCAGTTGTGGAAAGGCGGGAGGATCAGGCTCGTTGATCGGCCTAGCCTCATTGAGGTTCTGAAGGGCCTGAAGTCAGGAGACTGGCGGGTATTGATCATCGACGACATGGGCAAACTAGCCCTGAACCGCGCTGAAGCCGCTCTGCTAATGCTGACTCTTCGAGATTGGGGCGTCCGAGTTATTGAGTGCGCCACGTTGTGGGACCTCACGGACGAATGCGACCGGTGGAGTCAGGAGTTTGATGCAAGCGATCCGCGTGTTCGTAGCCAAGCGTTACGAGAATTCGTTGAACTGAAAAAGCGAGTAACTCGGCTCTCCCACGGAGTTAAGGCTGGCCGAAAACCCTTTGGTGAACTCCCCGGCGAAGCTGATGTCATCCAGAGGATCTTGCGACTTCGCCGAATGCGTTCCGACGGAACCCGTCTCTCGTATCAGAAAATCGCCGATGAGTTGAATGACGACGGAGTGCCGCCGCGAAAGGGAGAAAAATGGTACGCCAAGACGATCCAGGGCATCGTCAAGCGAACGCGACCGAACCTGGACTAG
- a CDS encoding transposase, with the protein MAMGRRKESRQEPLFVTAEQLPRSQGHPFYKALNALLAEAGFDRWIEKRCQAFYEQVETRGQRSIPPGVYFRMLLVGYFEGIDSQRGIAWRCSDSLSLREFLGIPLDESSPEHSTLSLTRRRLPVEVFEEVFQFVLKIASEKKLLSGKTVGVDSTTLEADAAMKSIVRRDTGEGWKAYVVRLMREEGVIAPDEEPSDEDVRRFDKNRKNKKVSNEEWVSETDPEAKIARMKDGTTHLAYKAEHVVDLESDLILAAEIRPADHGDQQTLVDSVLKAEENLQAIGCEQSIEEVAADKGYHSVATLELCQSLGFRTYIPEPKRKSDWTWTDKTPEDQRAVMGNRQRVRRAKGKQLQKRRSEVCERTFAHVCETGGMRRSWLEGLTEVTKRYLIATAAHNLGRVMWKLLGVGKPRRLQGRNVAVWAVFGAVWSALDWLLRSQTDRAEQPAGLVAPAPIVARLAG; encoded by the coding sequence ATGGCGATGGGACGGCGGAAGGAATCGCGGCAGGAGCCGCTGTTTGTCACGGCGGAGCAGCTGCCCCGCTCGCAGGGACATCCCTTCTACAAAGCGCTCAACGCGCTGCTCGCCGAAGCCGGCTTCGACCGCTGGATCGAGAAGCGGTGCCAGGCGTTCTACGAGCAGGTCGAGACTCGCGGGCAGCGCTCGATCCCGCCGGGCGTCTATTTCCGCATGCTGCTGGTGGGGTACTTCGAAGGGATCGACAGTCAGCGGGGGATCGCCTGGCGATGCTCCGACAGCCTGTCGCTGCGGGAGTTTCTGGGCATTCCGCTCGACGAATCGAGTCCCGAGCATTCGACGCTGTCGCTGACCCGCCGGCGGCTGCCGGTGGAAGTGTTCGAGGAAGTCTTTCAGTTCGTGCTGAAGATCGCGTCCGAAAAGAAGCTGCTCTCAGGCAAGACGGTGGGTGTCGACTCGACGACGCTGGAAGCGGATGCGGCGATGAAGTCGATCGTCCGCCGCGACACCGGCGAAGGCTGGAAGGCGTATGTCGTCCGGCTGATGCGGGAAGAAGGCGTGATTGCTCCCGACGAAGAACCGAGTGACGAAGACGTCCGCCGGTTCGACAAGAACCGCAAGAACAAGAAGGTCTCGAACGAGGAGTGGGTCAGCGAGACCGATCCCGAGGCGAAGATCGCCCGCATGAAGGACGGGACGACGCATCTGGCGTACAAGGCCGAGCACGTGGTGGACCTGGAGAGCGACCTGATCCTGGCCGCGGAGATTCGTCCCGCCGATCACGGGGATCAACAGACGCTGGTCGACAGCGTGCTGAAAGCGGAAGAAAACCTGCAGGCGATCGGCTGCGAACAGAGCATTGAAGAGGTGGCGGCGGACAAGGGGTATCACTCGGTCGCCACGCTGGAACTGTGCCAGTCGCTGGGCTTTCGGACCTACATCCCGGAGCCGAAGCGCAAGAGCGACTGGACGTGGACGGACAAGACGCCGGAGGACCAGCGGGCGGTGATGGGGAACCGTCAGCGGGTCCGGCGGGCGAAGGGGAAGCAGTTGCAGAAACGGCGGAGCGAAGTCTGCGAACGGACCTTCGCTCACGTCTGCGAGACGGGCGGGATGCGTCGGAGCTGGCTCGAAGGCCTGACAGAGGTGACGAAGCGCTACCTGATCGCGACGGCGGCGCACAATCTCGGGCGCGTGATGTGGAAGCTGCTGGGAGTTGGCAAGCCACGGAGACTGCAGGGGCGGAATGTGGCGGTTTGGGCGGTGTTCGGGGCGGTTTGGTCCGCGCTCGATTGGCTCCTGCGGAGCCAGACCGACCGAGCCGAGCAACCCGCCGGACTCGTCGCCCCCGCCCCAATCGTCGCCCGCCTGGCCGGGTGA